Part of the Dreissena polymorpha isolate Duluth1 chromosome 12, UMN_Dpol_1.0, whole genome shotgun sequence genome, TCACTATTCGCGCTGAAATTCTAATTTATTATACTAAACCTTGATCGATGTACAGAAAGAGGGGCCGATTATATGTTTTGGAAACTCATCGCAGTGGTTTCCCTTGACAATTGGTATTTGACACAGTTGACACAGAGGAAAACTTTGAGTTGCTGTGGGAAGTTTTTTCGGGATGCTTAAAAGTAGACAACGTGAATCGAAAGAGTACTTTACATTGAATACTTCAGCAAGTTTTTCTACTTTCCACGGTCCAAAATATATCCCAAAATGCAAGGGAGACAACTGTGATAACTATAATAATTGTAAGAATTCTTAGTTGTTGTCCGTTAATTCCGTCTTGAATAGAATATATAGAACTAAAACGAATAAGTCAATAAAACAAGAACTGTccaagacagcgcgctcgactatacgagtgcttgacagtataacgatagccatcatggggaaattcttcatattcaataaggtcaaggtactatatataaagaagttgtactttatagacgattctgagttcaggtatattttccacactTTATTGGAAATGTGTAAAGgcattaaacaaacaaattagattttatttcaattttgataGCAATAATAGCTTAGGtttgatggttggacggtccttcaaaaataaaataaataaataattgtgtgttgttttttaccatattaaaaaatgtctttttggtagttgggggggggggggggggggaggcggagagtataatgtgggggtgtggtcatttattagatgatcttttcaaaaataagaaaaaaaggggAAAACAAATCGTGGCGTGGAgcatggggatggtttgggtggagtccattgtggtatgccagataagtgttgttttgtaaagtatgaatcaaatctgattataagtaaagaagttatggcaatttaagcacaatttattaatttgaccttgagagtcaaggtcattcaaagtgcaaggtcaaattcaacttgccaggtacagtaccctcattatagtaagaaagtatttgaagtttgaaagcaatagccttgatactttagaagtaaagtcgatgtaaacacaaaatgtaaaacaaatattcaaagttactactacaaaaaagggccataattccgttaaaatgccaactagagttatgcaactttccCTGTACtttcccctaatgatagttagcgagttttccaagtctgaaagcaatagccatgatactttaggagtaaaatggaccaaaacacaaaacttaaccaaatgttcaattttctgagtataaaaagggaaaataattcgtacaaaatgcttgatacagttgtctgctcttgtttatagattggggtcatgttgttaaagaagtatgcaaaatatgaaagcaatatgtcaaaggatatagaaaatatttgaggtggtactcaaacattaacattccaacgctcacgcacACGGgtacgccgacgccggggtgagtaggatagctccactatatatatttcatatataatagtccagctaaaaacGTATGTTACGTCTGTGTTTAATGTCGGTCTGTTGTTATCCTTATATGCATTACTTAAATTACGCGGGAATCAGTGATTGCTAGCGAGTTAGACACTCAAAGACGGAACATTTGACGATTGCGTTTCATAATTTTGAGGCCAAAATGGTACATAAGAAGTGATGGACTCTGTGTACTGTTCGTATAGCTTATCCGAGCGCAAGTAGCACGAGAGGTTAAAAACGTGTATTGCCATCATCGTGGTCACTAAAAGACCCAGAGTCGCCTCTGCACCGGGCGTCAATAGAATCGTGCGTCACAGGTGGAACATTAGTtgcgtttgtgaaacaaaatgccccACACGGCACCTCCAAGCCGCGCAGcagttattttagagaaaatagTTAAATTAAGTCCCGTTAATTCGTCAAAACTCAACGGATCGGAACTGAACGCGAACTTAATCTGTGTGTAATGTAGGTAGACACACACTTCAAATATTAGGTAAATATCTTGAAAGCGCCTAGGAAAAAATTCCGGAAAACTGTTCTTTTAGTAAAAGTTTTTTAGTCTAAGGCACGTAACTTTTAGAAAAATTCAATGGACCGTAACGAAACTCGAACTTGATCtgaaagtcatgcaggtagacccAAACACCAAAATTCAGTTAAATATTTGGAAGCGTTGAGGACAAAAACGCAGGAAACGGTATGCCGGACGGACAGTGAGACTGCTATATGCCTCCCTACAGAGGGCATAAACATTGAAGTATCTGCATATGAGTTGTTGACTTCTGTCGATGGTAATGAAGGATTGAAGGTGGACCAAGCTCCTGTCGGCTGTTACCCCCGTAGCAACGTTCGGATTATGTCGAATCTCTGCCCGATGATTCGGGAAGGCAACGTAAGGAGTTATCAATTATTTATGGGTGGGGTTCTGTGCAATGCAGAGGCGGTTTAAGAAGGGGCGGCATATGTCCCCCAAACCTACCCCCCCCCACAAACGTGTCAGGGTTCGACATTTTTCAATCACGCTTACAGTTacttatttgtaaatgtttagaTGGTATCATAGCATGCTTTATTATGAGTCCAACATAGAAAGTCTTTTGTCATAGATATTCTCATCCTATTTCTAATCACTATGAATATTTATTGAAGGAAATAAAAACTGTGTGACTTGATATATTTAAAGTCAATTTACAGTAAgctttaagttatattttttcaAAAGTGAAATTGCTCCTTTTCGTTGTTATAACAACCTTCAGTATTTAAATATACAGAAACATGTGAGTTTGTGctaatttcttgttattatttgtaGTGTTATGCTTTTGAAAAGGTTCTCTTAATCGCTCTTATTTAGCCGTACATAAAAATGAAGCACTTAGGTTGTTTCACGTGCTATAAAACTTAAAATTGGAACATCAGAAGAATAGCTTCTGATTTCGGAATGTTCTCtctttagttgcaataattcaactctcagctttataacccaaagggccATTATCTCATGTGTTCCCAGAGCCGccattgaaaaatcatcaaaggctctgggagtacgtttatatggactagttaTCCCTTAAGACTATGTTTACCTACCGAAATGAAACTCGAAGAGAATGGATAGTGTTAGTGTCTTGATATATGGTAACTAGCAATTAAAGTAGGGAAGatgacaacgacaacgagcgaggcatggtattgtaatgcgcatggggggggggggggggttagagagTTAGGCTAAGGggtagggttagtgttaggggtcgggtttgggttagggttagccttaaccctaacccgacccctaaccttaaccctaacactaaccataacccaggattatcacccctataccatgcctcgctcgttgtcgttgtcctcttcccaAAGTATCGCAATTTCATAtgacatatttttaattttaccaAAGAAACGCGTCATGGTCAGGAAGAACTGGTAGAGCTTAACGTCCTTGAAGTCGCGACCAATTTCTGTTTCTACGGTTCCCGGATGAGCAGAAGTGATAGTCACGTGAGAGTTTTTGAGCCTTCGTTGCAAAGAGTACATCTGCATTATCTGAAAGATTTCACGAGAAAATGCTTCCATTTGAAGAGTGATTAATTTTCAAGCAATGGAATATAATTTATGGTTAAGGGGCGTAATAATTATCAATTACCAACCGTTAAAAACTGCACCAAACTGCACAACTCATGTAACAGTCACGTGCTTTTGGCACAGAGACGCATGACCACAGTCATAATACTATGCGATGTGCGAGATACATTTTACTTTATTATGTGCGAGCCACAGCAGTATTCTTTTTCTCAGAGGCATGTTTTTGTTTCGCTTTGGTGCGGGCGACATTTTGATCTCATGTGTTTACCGAAACAAATTGTTCAACgaaacatgcaaacaaaacatgCAACACGTTAATTCATgaaaaatgcttggaaaaaaagtaaTTTCAATTTGTTCTCACTTGATACAGTTTAGATCTACCGTAGTAGTCAAAGCCGCTGAACTTCTTAGGATCGTCGTCATAGTTTATAGCTGCCAGATTAAATCCACACATTCTAGAAGAAGAAAAAACATACTTTTGTTTCATAACACAATTCTATATAAGACCGCTTCACACATATTTCGTTTACATTAACATGTATAGAATCTAAAATATTCATTGACGTTCGTAACTGATTAAAAGACGCCTTATATTGTAACATAATATAAGATTTCACCGTTTTCTGAGCTGTCGCTTttaaaaatcatatatatatatatatatatatatatatatatatatatatatatatatatatatatatatatatatttacatgcagtACATAGCATTTCTTAATAAATCGGACATTCATGCAATTTCTATAAAGGTTACTCTTTTAATTGCTTTTCCATTTATTGAACTTGTATCAATTACGTTCATCTGTTGCAAACTATATTCACACTTGTAAGTATGTGCAAGTCTGTTCATTTGCTTATTCTGAATTGCCTGCACCTAAAAACTAAGTACGGACGTGGGTACCCTGATAGCGATTGCGGCTATTGAACAAAACGCAAAAAAGTGCATGAGACATGGGGAACGCCAACGTCCTAATGAATTACACATGAGCTGTGCTCTAGGaatatggggtttaatgcattagagtaaagtgtcttcccagattagccgtgCTGtccgttaaagcgggtatatacgattttgtcaaatatttatgaatttatatacattgtgtaaaaaacttattatatatatatttcaatataaattaaaataaaagttaagaagaacatgtgtcgaaaaatgcgaaataagccagatatttaattctgaaattgaaaacggctgtacagccgaattcgccagcatgtataccatacatgtacgatgtgaatctaaacttagtttaacggtttattagaattcctgcaacgatatctattcatacgacacacgaacactaactctaatacaaagacgaatgcttcggttattgtaggaaaatatgtacgtcacaataggctcggggcgctaatttgtctttgctgcattttatgaaattcggcttcaatgtataatttttcttgcctattttgtgttattgtaacatattttatcaatatattacacacatataaaaaatcgtatatacccgctttaaggctTATCAGGGAGTACACTTCCCGCTTTAAAtagatttttcgtttaaaggggccttttcaccgattgtggcatgctttgaagtttgtcattaaatgctttatattgataaatgtaaacattaaatattgaaagctccagtaaaatatcaaaaataaaatttaaaaaagaaaaaaagtagcccgcagcagggctcgaaccagtgacccccggattcctgaagtaaaaacgcattagccaactgagctatccgaCCAAGCATACATACTGGCGTATTTTATACGctttataagcaatattcgtagtttcacaaatttaaacgacaacaacagaactctccaaatcattcaatcgtttcgcgttgcaacgctttataatttttatgtttttaaatcgtaaaatgatgcatataatggctatattagaccatggcaaatgtgcagtaatactgtttcctcacaaatatcataactacaccCAAAATTCgagattctgaaacaacttttttcaatttagtcgatttaccgaaccgtgaaaagatccctttaaaggaagtatcttctgagcgaaaatccagagtaggcggaaaatgtcgtccatgattaatctggaacgaaactgtatgcacatgcattaaccctttcagtgcgggaaccgaattttaaaggcctttgcaaacagtttggatccagatgagacgccacaaaacgtggcgtctcatctggatccaaactgtttgctattctgaaagtatctttgaaaaaaaaatgaaaaaaatgcttattttttacaaattcattagacgacattttatcagacgacacatttcccagcatgcacatgcattaagcaccgttttcgcTGAGCAAGGCGCATATTTACCTGTGGGCGTCGCTGGATACGAGCACAATTCGAGTGTCGTCAGTTACCGCGTTGCCCTTCATCATCGGCAGAAGCATGCCGATAAGTAAGAAATGACTCAGATAATTTACCTGAATATGAAAACAATGCAATCGTTTGGAAATTTGCAgagtaactctttcagtgctggaaccgaatttttaaggcctttgcaaacagtttggatccagatgagacgccacagaacgtgggatccaaactgtttttgaaaaaaaatcgaagaaaatgcttattttagaaattcagcagacaacattttagcagacgacaaatttcccagcatgcaaagggtctATGGTTGGTAGTCGTGCGAATATGTGCAAAAAAGCCGTACTTGAATATCAGTACTAAACAAACGGATCCGGGCTATTGTAAAAGGGATGATTTACATCCATCTAGAATCCCAAATTATACCATATAAAGTATGCTTTGAAAAATCGCAAAAGGCCGGTGAGTTTTATATACGAGTGTAATCGCGGATTACGTGATGTCCAAGTGCAATCAATGGATAATACTGCAGActtatttgaattatttgattgatattattttataattgccCTTATCTTAAAAACATACGTCATGCGACTATCTGCTTATTACTAATAAACGTATATGTTCATTTGTAATTTGAATGCAAACCATTTACAATTCATGAACATTGATTTTAAGGGTGTAAGATTTACATGGACTCGTTCAGGATCATGTCACTGCCATATGCGAATCTTATACTTCAACGTAAACCTTAAATTTCTATGCACCATTTGTTCGTCTTAAGTGCTTTGattttgttgaacatttatttttgttgaaatgCGTTTTAACAATAAAACCAATACCCGACCTGGAGCATGGATTCGAACCCATCGTCTGTCTTTTCTGCAAATAAACGATGcactttatgtttttttattttatattttgaagacatttaaagaaagtaaatgaatcataataattattagggtcgcgatatgtttttattttattttaaactctATAAGATACTGGAGCCTGGTgcaaaaaaatatacttaaaaaaatattggcaTAATCTGGAAGCATTTGTCATATATTTTGCAATTGGTTGATATTTGCTGTCCaagaaaacatataaaaataacttttttgcgtttatatcaataaatcaaaattgagaataagccAGAACACATTTACCTGGACGTGGTTTCACAATGCCCGCGTTGCATATGAGCACGTGCAATGGACGACCCGAGGTCTTATAATCCTCAACGAACTGTTTTGTGGAATGAAAGGATCCCAAGTCCAAATGCATATAGACAAGCGATAACTCTGGAACATCCACCAGTCCTTGAATTGTTCCCCTTTCCTTTTCTTCTTTGTATTCCTTTTCCATTTGGCGCATAGCCTGGACAACAGAGCGGCAGATTTAATACATTCCTATAAGTGAAGACTAGAGGAAGTTTCTCATTTTTATACAGCTAATGCTATGTGACCGCTTTGCCAAACTTTTTTGCATAAAAGATCTCCTGGCTCATATACAGAATGACTAAATTCTTGTTTCATTTTGATCAAATCAAGATAAGAATAACCAAAAGCACTTCCATAATTATTTAAGTGGTCCTCCTTGCTGACTTACACGTTTTTTCCGTACAACCAAAGTCCTATGTCGAATGGTTTTGTGCTTGGTTTGTATTATCTCAATTTTAAAACGGCGGAAGACGTGGTTGATTAACATAGCATTGTAACCTTATGGTCAAACGCGGTTCCAAATAGAAAAAGCGTGGGTCTGATTTGCATATGAGAGCTTATCCGGGAAAATACGTTGTTCCAAAAATACCCTAAGCACTTGCTCCCACTGCGCATGCGCAACTTGCCTTCATGGTGTCGTCCTCGTTCCGGCACGCCATTACGACTGTGCCTCCCATCATGGCGATCCACTTGGCCACCTCGTATCCGATACCTGGTGAAGGAAAGTTAGTATGAAAATCATTACGGTGacatagaggtcacatttactcctctttttaGATAGCCCTCCTCTCGACTTGgtaagtcgttcccacgacatagctaacgcGTTCTCTTCTCCTTTGTTTACTGCGTCCCTCCTTTATTTTTCTACACCGCTCGTTTTGTAATTTCATTCCacttagttttgcactcctcttgtTTTCTATCTCGTTTCCCcgacttagtaagtcgttcccacgacatagctaacgagatagcaaaaaagaaaagagaatgtcacctctttgccaccGTAAATAACATAAAGAGTTAACTCGACCAAGGACGGTCCCAAGTCCGAATGAAAAAGGAGGGTAGGGCGTATGGCCATCTTCCATACCCTGTGAAAATCCCGCTAGTTACCGAAACGCTTAAAAGCATAACAGACATCGCGGACCTGGGAAAAGATGGTCCACCAGGTAGAATACGTATGACGCCGGGAATTTGAGTCAACTGGAAGCCGTCAGGCCGAATAAAATAATCTCCACCAGGACCACCACCATCGGTACATGAAATGTTCGAACCATGTATAGGACCTAGAAGACAGCGCAAGTAGCCACACAGATTGGGAAGTTCAATCTCACCGTCATAGGAATCCTCGAATCAAGATGAACTGGTTATGTATAGAAGCGACTGACTTCCGGCGAGTTTCTGCTTTTCCCGGAAAATGTGTCGGAAAATTCAGCATATACCCAGGGAGTAGTTTTACAGATCGGCTCAGAGAGCGCTCATCAGGTTGGGGCGCACGGACCACGGATTATGACTGCCTCTTTTCATACAAAGAAAAAGAGGATCTACATTCGCATAGCCCAGTTATAAGCCCTGACGAACGACAGTGAATAGGATGAGGAGGACACATTTTACAACAGACTTTCTACCATTATACAAGAAAGCCCCAAGGGCTAGGCGAGATGAACGACAACGCTGAGAGATTCGCCGACATGTGCCCCACAAGTAACCATGTCATCAGAGAGTGTTTTCCAACATACAAGGATACAAAAAGCAACTTTGGTGCCTGCAGACCTTACGACGGGGAACCAGATCGACCACGTGTGTATCGCGAGGAAGTTTCGTAGCTCTCTTCTGGGTTTGCGCATTAAGCGAGGAGCAAACGTTTATTCGGATCATCATCTCCTTGTCGCCCGATTGAAACTGTAGGTGAAGAAGAATGTGTAAGGGGGATTCTGCCATCGCCAGCGTATCTACACCGTTGGCTGAAAGACGTCTTGAAGCAAGAAGAGTTCAAATTTAATCTATCAAACAAGGTTCAGGCTCTAGAGGAGCTGCTTGAAAAAGAGACGATAGAAAAGAAGTGGCAGAAAGTGACATAAGCAGTGACCTCAACATGCAAAGAAGTACTGGTCTCAAAGTCCAACACCAACATGGATTCGGTATCAGCAGAGACGCTTGAAAAAGTTAAAGAAAGAACATAAAAGAATACAAGTGTCAACAGCAGCAGAACAAAAGCAGAAAAAGTAACAGCATAAGATAGTACACTGAAGCAAACAGGAACGTCAATTGAAGTAAAATAGCAGACAAGTGGAACTACATAGAGATACTGGCAACAGAGGCAGAAAAGGCAGTACGCCAGAACAGACCCAATGACCTGAACTAAATCACCAAGAGAATAACAGAAAAGTATGCCAATTTAGATAGGCCAGTGAGGTACACAAACGGACGAGTGATAGCAGACGGAGAATAGTAGAACATAGGAGGATCGAGCAATTCCAGTAGCAAAGTCCCGGGAACCGACCGGAGATACCGCCATTAAAGCGATCTGACAGCATACCTACAATATCGCTGAAGGCGTACGTCGAGACCAGTCTGGAGCCATTTACCCGCTCTACAGCAAGATATGTGAAGAAGACGAAAAATCAAGAGGGCTATCTCATCAAGCTCCCGAGAAAGGTGACCTGAGTTATTGCTCCGAATACCGAGTGATAACGCTGTTATCCATCCCAGGAAAGAAATTTTACTGCATCATGCTAAACCGATGAAAGACAAGgtagacccgcatctccgtgaccaacaagcCAGCTTCCGAAAGCAGAGATCGTGTGGGAATCAGATCACAACCCTGCGAATCATTATGAAACTATCACTGGAGTGGAACTCACACCTCTACGTCAACTTGATCGACTATAAGAAGGAATTCGACAGCGTTGACCGACAATTTATCCGGAGACCACTGAGGCGCTATGGAGTGCCAGAAAGGATCACCAGCATCATTAGGAAGTCTTATGAAGGGATGACATGAAAAATCGATCATGATAGACAGCTCACCGACGCCTTCAAAGTAAAAACATTAGTGAGGAAAGGCTGATTACTTTAACCTTTCCTGTTTTTGATGGCCACAGACTGTGCCATGAAGACCTCGATGGACCAGAAGCGAAACGAAATCCGTTGGGCACTTTGAAAGCAGTTGGACGACTTCAACTTTGCCGACGATATGGTTTCTTTTTCACACACACACCCAACAACAAAAGAAGGAAAAG contains:
- the LOC127852793 gene encoding retinol dehydrogenase 14-like; its protein translation is MGGTQSFPIVPIPKDRTFVVTGANRGIGYEVAKWIAMMGGTVVMACRNEDDTMKAMRQMEKEYKEEKERGTIQGLVDVPELSLVYMHLDLGSFHSTKQFVEDYKTSGRPLHVLICNAGIVKPRPEKTDDGFESMLQVNYLSHFLLIGMLLPMMKGNAVTDDTRIVLVSSDAHRMCGFNLAAINYDDDPKKFSGFDYYGRSKLYQIMQMYSLQRRLKNSHVTITSAHPGTVETEIGRDFKDVKLYQFFLTMTRFFGAMRDPLDGARTIIDLAVNPVYQGVGGHYYKDCSVASVTSTASDVQKQEALWNVTLELLKGHLSEEEIFCLEGADP